CAACTGGATTCATAGCCACACCACGCACCTTAGGCCAGCAGTTCCTCTTCACTCTGAACTTGTGGTAAGCATTACCAGCCTTCAGCATGGGCTTCTCGGTCCTTCCTCCACCGGCAACCTGTCCAATCATTCCACGGCAGCCACTTGGAACGATCTTCTTGGAGCCAGATGGGAGCTTGATCCTGCAAGGAATAATCCCAACATATAATTAGCAAAACTATCTACATACAGAGATGCAAATATGCAAAACAATTCGACAACTGGCATGGTGGCGTACATCTGTCACCGATCTTGTCAAAATAACAAgataatcaaaatcataaaaatctaccagcatgaaaacaaaaacatgtgcTTTGCAAGATGCAAGATtataatcaaaatcattaaaatctaCCAGCATGAATTATTTAACTCGGACTACTGCAGAGAAATGAAACATAGGCTACCAAGAAGCAATAAAACCGAGGCAATTAATCAAAACACAACCATTCCACTCGAACCATACTTCTCAACCCTAGTTATAACTTTTACACAAACAGCTTCTCAATTCattacaacaaaaataacaaaagcacACTTCAGAtccaaaacatatttattataaaacactCCCAACTACCTTTACACAAACAGTTTCTCAAttcattacaacaaaaaaaccaaaaacccatTTCAGATCCAAagcatatttattataaaacattgtCAAACATCGAACCCGgcaataaaatcacaaaatgaaacaaaccctaaaattaattttaaaaaactactaaaGTAAAGGGTTGGGTAATACCTGGTGGTATCATTATCAGGATTGTGGCTGATAACAATAGCATAATCCCCAGAAGCTCTAGCAAAAGCACCACGGTCTCCAACATGATGCTCCACGTTACAAACAACAGCCCCTTCAGGAACAGATCTCAGAGGCAAGACATTCCCAACCATCAAGTTAGCCTTCTTTCCACAGTATACAAACTGCCCAGTATACATACCCTCGGCAGCCACAAAAAGCTCCTTCTGCTTCTTATACCTAAAGGGATGTCTGAACGTAACTCGGGCTAATGGGGCACCACGGCCCGGGTCATGAATGATTTCGGTGACAACACCTTTCAAGTAACCATTTCTTTCACCAAAGTCCAGAGACCTGAACCTTGCCGGACCCTTGCGATGGTGGGTGTGGGATTTGAAAACAGAGCCAGCTCCCTTGCGCTGTGCACGAATTACACGACCCATTTTTGGTGGTTGT
This Populus alba chromosome 7, ASM523922v2, whole genome shotgun sequence DNA region includes the following protein-coding sequences:
- the LOC118063143 gene encoding large ribosomal subunit protein uL2z codes for the protein MGRVIRAQRKGAGSVFKSHTHHRKGPARFRSLDFGERNGYLKGVVTEIIHDPGRGAPLARVTFRHPFRYKKQKELFVAAEGMYTGQFVYCGKKANLMVGNVLPLRSVPEGAVVCNVEHHVGDRGAFARASGDYAIVISHNPDNDTTRIKLPSGSKKIVPSGCRGMIGQVAGGGRTEKPMLKAGNAYHKFRVKRNCWPKVRGVAMNPVEHPHGGGNHQHIGHASTVRRDAPPGQKVGLIAARRTGRLRGQAAASAAKADKV